The following proteins come from a genomic window of Synechococcus sp. NB0720_010:
- the rpmF gene encoding 50S ribosomal protein L32, protein MAVPKKKTSKGKRNQRHATWKGKAAVAAQKALSIGKAVLSGRAQGFVYPVAEEDGDDA, encoded by the coding sequence ATGGCTGTTCCCAAGAAGAAAACGTCCAAGGGCAAGCGGAACCAGCGCCACGCCACCTGGAAAGGCAAGGCTGCTGTGGCAGCTCAGAAGGCTCTCTCCATCGGCAAGGCTGTGCTGAGCGGCCGCGCCCAGGGCTTCGTCTATCCCGTGGCTGAAGAAGACGGCGACGACGCCTGA
- a CDS encoding DUF565 domain-containing protein — protein MTRMPIQATRFDRLQRQGAQLLWGSFQGSWRRRSAGLLALLFGFYAGQNVTSWWLQTIGQRPLVVLSVVVLLEMVVRLRTRIVQGRPPLGWLVLDNLRIGLVYAVVLEAFKLGS, from the coding sequence ATGACCCGGATGCCCATTCAGGCCACCCGCTTTGATCGCCTGCAGCGTCAGGGAGCGCAGCTGCTCTGGGGATCGTTCCAGGGCAGTTGGCGTCGCCGCAGTGCTGGCCTCCTCGCCCTGCTGTTCGGCTTCTATGCCGGCCAGAACGTCACCAGCTGGTGGCTGCAGACCATTGGTCAGCGCCCCTTGGTGGTGCTCTCGGTGGTCGTGCTGCTGGAGATGGTCGTGCGTCTGCGCACCCGAATCGTCCAGGGACGTCCGCCGTTGGGATGGCTCGTGCTCGACAACCTGAGGATCGGCCTGGTCTATGCCGTGGTCCTGGAGGCGTTCAAGCTGGGATCGTAA
- a CDS encoding HAD-IA family hydrolase produces MRLAPEALLWDVDGTLAETELDGHRLAFNRAMAEARLPFHWDPSTYLPLLRVTGGRERMAVFLEQQEGCRPSDERLDALQRSKQAHYSQLVAAGEIQLRPGVLRLMAAAAAAGLPQAIVTTSGRSAVQALLERQLPDHRDWLAFWVCGEDVSAKKPDPQGYQLALERLGCAPEGVLALEDSGHGVTAAHRAGLTVLATRSASSSHEPASHFAAAAALLDGLGDPDVPCQVLRGPACPEGQITLSYLQRLFPGG; encoded by the coding sequence GTGCGACTGGCCCCCGAGGCTCTTCTTTGGGACGTGGATGGCACCCTCGCCGAGACGGAGCTGGATGGCCACCGCCTGGCCTTCAACCGCGCCATGGCCGAGGCGCGACTGCCCTTTCACTGGGACCCATCCACCTATCTCCCGTTGCTGCGGGTCACCGGTGGCCGGGAGCGGATGGCTGTGTTTTTGGAGCAGCAGGAGGGCTGTCGCCCAAGCGATGAACGGCTGGATGCCCTGCAACGCTCCAAGCAAGCCCACTACAGCCAACTGGTCGCAGCGGGTGAGATTCAGCTCAGGCCCGGTGTCCTGCGGTTGATGGCCGCTGCGGCGGCAGCGGGTCTGCCCCAGGCCATCGTGACCACCAGTGGTCGATCGGCGGTGCAGGCCCTGCTGGAGCGTCAGCTGCCGGACCACCGGGACTGGCTGGCCTTCTGGGTGTGCGGGGAGGATGTCAGCGCCAAGAAACCGGACCCCCAGGGCTATCAACTGGCCTTGGAACGCCTGGGCTGTGCCCCCGAGGGCGTCCTGGCCCTGGAGGATTCCGGCCACGGGGTGACGGCCGCCCATCGGGCCGGTTTGACGGTGCTGGCCACCCGCAGCGCCTCCAGTTCCCATGAACCGGCGTCCCATTTCGCGGCGGCAGCGGCGCTGCTGGATGGGCTGGGGGATCCCGATGTGCCCTGTCAGGTCCTGCGCGGCCCGGCTTGCCCTGAGGGCCAGATCACGCTGTCCTATCTGCAGCGACTGTTTCCAGGCGGATGA
- the recJ gene encoding single-stranded-DNA-specific exonuclease RecJ — MLLESPEQRLFDQRLQQNWQLPAAVALEELPGDVQALGLSEPILALLSRRGFGSAAAIEALLNPADAPDPKHHFPDLGLAVKRLKQACKTNERLAICGDYDADGMTSTALLIGVLQQLGAQPQAAIPSRQSDGYGLNVSMVEELAAEGIRLLVTVDNGVSAREALERAQALGLEVIVTDHHTIPEERPPLSALLHPQCTPEDSPYRGLAGVGMAYVLAGALAKANRSAKALAMALDLFCIGTIADMAPLQGVNRRWLMDGLPRLKDSPLPGLQALQQVAGLDDVPIDAGAVGFQLAPRINAVGRLGDPRLVVDLLTTDDPEQALELARECESLNRQRRELCDAIEAEARALAEADGDQRSPFLLLAQSHWHHGVIGIVAARLVEHYGAPVALLAAEGDGRMRASVRAPKGFAVDAALQACGDLLERFGGHPAAGGFTVKAERVTALHERLNDLAQVWREREGLQLVMPEALLKLEQINRPLWRELQRLEPFGIGNPTPLFWSCGCTISQQRELRGGHLQLSLRQGEARVRAMAWRWGAVGHLLPKQVDVAYHLRLNRWNGEESLQLEVVGIRPSSGEALVLQRQERSYWVRREGNVVVIRNADGEELRGEAQQGRLEALQIDHPKAEHPYVKALVQDAARAMGLAA, encoded by the coding sequence GTGCTCCTCGAGTCTCCAGAGCAACGCTTGTTCGACCAGCGCCTACAGCAGAACTGGCAGCTTCCCGCTGCGGTGGCCCTCGAGGAGCTCCCCGGCGACGTGCAGGCCCTGGGACTCTCAGAGCCCATCCTTGCCCTGCTCAGCCGACGCGGCTTTGGCAGTGCTGCCGCGATCGAAGCACTGCTGAACCCCGCGGATGCCCCCGATCCCAAGCACCACTTCCCCGACTTAGGCCTGGCGGTCAAGCGCCTGAAGCAGGCCTGCAAAACCAACGAACGCCTGGCGATCTGCGGCGACTACGACGCCGATGGCATGACCAGCACGGCGCTCCTGATCGGTGTCCTGCAGCAGTTAGGGGCGCAACCGCAAGCGGCCATCCCCAGCCGCCAGTCCGATGGCTATGGGCTGAATGTCTCGATGGTGGAGGAGCTGGCCGCTGAGGGCATTCGACTGCTGGTCACCGTGGACAACGGGGTCTCCGCACGGGAAGCACTCGAGCGCGCCCAGGCGCTCGGCCTCGAGGTCATCGTCACCGACCACCACACCATTCCCGAGGAGCGGCCGCCCCTCAGCGCCCTACTGCACCCGCAGTGCACCCCGGAGGACTCCCCCTACCGGGGCTTGGCCGGGGTGGGCATGGCCTACGTCCTCGCCGGCGCCCTGGCCAAGGCCAACCGCTCAGCCAAGGCTCTGGCCATGGCCCTGGACCTCTTCTGCATCGGCACCATCGCCGACATGGCTCCGCTGCAGGGGGTCAATCGCCGCTGGTTGATGGACGGCTTGCCACGGCTCAAGGACAGTCCGCTGCCGGGGCTCCAGGCCCTGCAGCAGGTGGCCGGTCTCGACGATGTGCCGATCGACGCCGGTGCCGTTGGCTTCCAACTCGCCCCCCGGATCAACGCCGTCGGACGGCTGGGGGATCCGCGCTTGGTGGTGGATCTGCTGACCACCGATGACCCGGAGCAGGCCCTGGAACTGGCCCGGGAATGCGAGAGCTTGAACCGCCAACGCCGGGAGCTCTGTGATGCCATCGAGGCGGAGGCACGGGCCCTGGCTGAAGCGGATGGAGACCAGCGCAGTCCATTCCTACTGCTGGCCCAAAGCCATTGGCATCACGGCGTAATTGGCATCGTGGCGGCCCGTTTGGTCGAGCACTACGGCGCCCCCGTCGCCCTGCTGGCCGCCGAGGGGGATGGCCGGATGCGGGCCTCGGTGCGGGCGCCCAAGGGCTTTGCCGTCGATGCCGCCCTCCAGGCCTGCGGTGATCTGCTGGAGCGGTTTGGTGGCCACCCCGCCGCCGGGGGCTTCACCGTCAAGGCCGAGCGGGTCACGGCCCTGCATGAACGGCTCAACGACCTGGCGCAGGTCTGGCGCGAGCGGGAGGGCCTGCAGCTGGTCATGCCCGAGGCCCTGCTGAAGCTGGAGCAGATCAACCGGCCCCTCTGGCGAGAGCTGCAACGGCTGGAGCCCTTCGGCATTGGCAATCCCACCCCACTCTTCTGGAGCTGTGGCTGCACGATCAGCCAACAGCGGGAGCTGCGGGGTGGTCACCTTCAGCTCAGCCTGCGCCAGGGCGAAGCGCGGGTGCGGGCCATGGCCTGGCGCTGGGGAGCGGTTGGCCATCTGCTGCCGAAGCAGGTGGATGTGGCCTATCACCTCAGGCTCAACCGTTGGAACGGCGAAGAGAGCCTTCAACTCGAGGTGGTGGGCATCCGCCCCAGCAGCGGAGAAGCGCTGGTGCTCCAACGCCAGGAGCGCAGTTACTGGGTGCGGCGGGAGGGCAACGTCGTGGTGATCCGCAACGCCGATGGGGAGGAACTCCGGGGCGAAGCCCAGCAGGGCCGGCTGGAAGCCCTTCAGATCGATCACCCGAAGGCGGAACACCCCTATGTGAAAGCCCTGGTTCAAGACGCAGCCAGGGCGATGGGACTGGCGGCCTAG
- the psb30 gene encoding photosystem II reaction center protein Ycf12/Psb30 produces the protein MQLPSRSPMGIDFHLIANFAALFLITLVGPAVIFILFYRRGAL, from the coding sequence GTGCAGCTCCCGAGCCGTTCTCCCATGGGAATCGACTTCCACCTGATCGCCAACTTCGCTGCCCTGTTCCTGATCACCCTGGTCGGCCCGGCCGTGATCTTCATCCTCTTCTACCGCCGCGGCGCCCTCTGA
- a CDS encoding YkgJ family cysteine cluster protein, which yields MAETLQWRCISGCGSCCRLDPGERNEALDALNEEQQQLYLSMVGPDGWCIHFDTGSSTCRIYDERPVFCRVENLAQLFDVPSEEANDFAIACCRQQIRCEHGGRGIVMKRFEQAIRQPAEDNDRQP from the coding sequence ATGGCTGAGACCCTTCAATGGCGCTGCATCAGCGGCTGCGGCTCCTGCTGCCGCCTGGACCCCGGGGAGCGCAATGAAGCCCTCGACGCGCTGAACGAGGAGCAGCAGCAGCTCTATCTCTCGATGGTCGGGCCCGACGGCTGGTGCATCCACTTCGACACCGGCTCCAGTACCTGCCGCATCTACGACGAACGGCCGGTCTTCTGCCGCGTCGAAAACCTGGCCCAGCTATTCGACGTGCCCTCCGAGGAGGCCAACGACTTCGCCATCGCCTGTTGCCGGCAGCAGATCCGCTGCGAACACGGCGGTCGTGGCATCGTGATGAAGCGTTTCGAGCAGGCGATCCGCCAGCCCGCTGAAGACAACGATCGCCAGCCCTAA
- a CDS encoding TMEM165/GDT1 family protein: MPESAPSSDTPQPESTQPQSKKEEKAASFGAVFLTTFTTVFLAELGDKTQLAALLLSAESGRPVLVFIGASLALISSSLVGVVLGRWLSRVLPPGQLERLAGILMIALGLWLGRQAAVSMFPLA; encoded by the coding sequence ATGCCTGAGTCCGCCCCGAGCAGCGACACGCCTCAACCGGAATCCACGCAACCGCAATCCAAAAAAGAGGAGAAGGCCGCCAGCTTTGGCGCGGTCTTCCTGACGACCTTCACCACCGTCTTCCTCGCCGAGTTGGGCGACAAGACCCAACTGGCTGCGCTGTTGCTCTCGGCGGAATCAGGCCGTCCGGTCTTGGTCTTTATTGGCGCCTCCCTAGCCCTGATCAGCTCCAGCCTGGTGGGGGTCGTCCTCGGGCGCTGGCTCTCGCGGGTCCTGCCCCCCGGTCAACTCGAACGCCTGGCCGGGATCTTGATGATCGCCCTCGGTCTTTGGCTCGGCCGGCAGGCCGCCGTCAGCATGTTTCCCCTGGCCTGA
- a CDS encoding TMEM165/GDT1 family protein — translation MQLPLLASTFLTVFLAELGDKTQLAIVTISGTSSRSGAVFAGSASALVLASLLGAGAGGSLSAVIPTDALQLAASVGFLVIGGRLLLKAGQDDEPEEIAQDAE, via the coding sequence ATGCAGCTCCCTCTCCTGGCCTCAACCTTCCTGACGGTCTTCCTGGCCGAGTTGGGCGACAAGACCCAACTGGCGATCGTCACCATCAGCGGCACCTCGAGCCGCAGCGGCGCCGTCTTTGCCGGCAGTGCCAGCGCTCTGGTTCTCGCCAGCCTGCTTGGGGCAGGCGCCGGGGGGTCCCTCTCCGCCGTCATCCCGACCGATGCCCTGCAGCTGGCCGCCTCAGTGGGTTTTCTCGTGATCGGCGGCCGTCTGCTCTTAAAAGCTGGCCAGGACGATGAACCCGAGGAAATCGCCCAGGACGCTGAGTAG
- a CDS encoding RNB domain-containing ribonuclease — protein sequence MKFTVADLIEQLPQQEPLSLSKLEKGLGLSTKADKEQLRIALTALARAGVLEEADEGISRVEDEGLIEARLRCSSKGFCFALREDGGEDIYIRDNQLNHAWNGDRVLVRVTREGGRRRSPEGGVQCILQRNTTSLLAQVEQQNDLLVAVPLDDRLLTAINLPAGDSEHLKPATEAVVEVKVDRYPVGQLAPEGHVARSLAVNAGPEADLDLLLTKHGLRELPAAPKSTAKALDLKSRDDLSALPTLVLQLWGSAEAPLLPAVSLESLENGQRLWVHAPAIAERVGFGSALDLFLRERSEALCVGESWLPYLPSATTKAAAFKTGTPAAALSVALDLNAEGQLEHFRFCRSTISADGLVDTKALQALADRKPKARTTPAALKGLKDQLPLLEQLIALAQTLRQNRLSQGSIDLDLGIPNLEGLAELAIPEPDERRQGWMVQLDPALSTAGLLREMVLQAHRALGRHMAALELPAIYALNGAPDAEALNDVAKAALALEIPLELSADGNASAQELAVAFAASDRARVLQQQLRDPLKPVSLSAEPGSNTLAAEDKAYAPWCCAALHYADLWNQHLLVLLMSEGKDRPSVRHKTRVDITSDESHGVIDWPLLTASQLSPVEEALTGALLHRLNERGRFVSELQGDALAMAQARQAEPLVGQTLTGTISGVQSYGFFVEVPPSHVEGLVHVSSLKDDWYEYRSRQNKLVGRKNRRAYMLGDQVEVTIQKVDVLRHQIDLAVVLPEGYEEFSPDDSSDTDADGED from the coding sequence ATGAAGTTCACGGTCGCGGACCTCATCGAGCAGCTCCCGCAGCAGGAGCCCCTCAGCCTCAGCAAGCTTGAGAAAGGCCTGGGCCTGAGCACCAAGGCCGACAAGGAACAGCTGCGCATCGCCCTCACCGCCCTCGCCCGCGCTGGGGTGCTCGAGGAAGCCGACGAGGGCATCAGTCGCGTCGAGGACGAGGGCCTGATCGAAGCCCGGCTTCGCTGCAGCAGCAAAGGGTTCTGCTTCGCCCTGCGCGAGGACGGCGGAGAAGACATCTACATCCGCGACAACCAGCTCAACCACGCCTGGAACGGTGACCGGGTCCTGGTTCGGGTCACCCGTGAGGGCGGGCGTCGGCGCTCACCGGAGGGTGGGGTGCAATGCATCCTGCAGCGCAACACCACCAGCCTCCTGGCCCAGGTGGAGCAACAAAACGACCTCCTGGTGGCGGTCCCCCTGGACGACCGTCTGTTGACGGCCATCAACCTGCCGGCCGGAGATAGCGAGCACCTCAAACCCGCCACCGAAGCCGTGGTGGAGGTCAAGGTCGATCGCTACCCCGTCGGGCAACTCGCCCCCGAGGGCCACGTCGCCCGCAGCCTTGCGGTCAATGCCGGACCGGAGGCTGATCTGGATCTGCTGCTGACCAAACACGGTCTGCGGGAGCTGCCGGCCGCACCGAAGAGCACGGCCAAGGCCCTCGACCTCAAATCCCGGGATGACCTGAGCGCTCTACCCACCCTTGTGCTGCAGCTCTGGGGCAGTGCTGAAGCGCCACTCCTGCCAGCGGTCTCCCTGGAATCCCTGGAGAACGGCCAGCGGCTCTGGGTGCACGCCCCTGCCATTGCTGAACGGGTGGGTTTTGGCAGCGCCCTGGACCTCTTCCTGCGAGAGCGGAGTGAAGCGCTCTGCGTCGGTGAAAGCTGGCTGCCTTACCTGCCCAGCGCCACCACCAAAGCAGCGGCCTTCAAAACCGGAACACCCGCTGCGGCCCTCTCGGTGGCCCTCGATCTCAACGCCGAAGGGCAGCTGGAGCACTTCCGCTTCTGCCGCAGCACCATCTCGGCCGACGGGCTGGTTGACACCAAAGCCCTGCAGGCCCTGGCCGATCGCAAACCGAAGGCGCGCACGACTCCTGCCGCCCTGAAGGGGCTCAAGGATCAACTGCCCCTGCTGGAGCAGCTGATCGCCCTGGCCCAGACCCTCCGGCAGAACCGCCTGAGCCAGGGCTCGATTGATCTGGACCTGGGCATCCCCAACCTGGAGGGGCTCGCGGAGCTAGCGATTCCCGAGCCGGATGAGCGCCGCCAGGGCTGGATGGTTCAGCTGGATCCAGCCCTCTCCACCGCCGGTTTGCTGCGGGAGATGGTCCTCCAGGCTCACCGGGCCTTGGGACGCCACATGGCCGCTCTGGAGCTCCCGGCGATCTATGCCCTCAATGGTGCGCCCGATGCCGAGGCCCTCAACGACGTGGCCAAAGCCGCTCTGGCCCTCGAGATCCCCCTGGAACTCTCCGCCGATGGCAACGCCAGCGCCCAGGAGCTGGCCGTGGCCTTCGCCGCCAGTGACCGCGCCCGGGTGCTGCAACAGCAACTGCGGGACCCCCTGAAACCCGTCAGCCTCAGTGCAGAGCCCGGCAGCAACACCCTGGCCGCAGAGGACAAGGCCTACGCCCCTTGGTGCTGTGCGGCCCTGCACTACGCCGACCTCTGGAACCAGCACCTGTTGGTGCTGTTGATGAGTGAGGGGAAAGATCGTCCCTCCGTGCGGCACAAAACCCGCGTCGACATCACCTCCGATGAAAGCCATGGGGTGATCGACTGGCCCCTGCTCACCGCCAGCCAGCTCTCCCCCGTCGAGGAGGCCCTCACAGGAGCACTGCTGCATCGCTTGAACGAGCGCGGCCGCTTTGTGAGCGAACTCCAGGGCGACGCCCTGGCCATGGCCCAGGCCCGTCAAGCCGAACCGCTTGTGGGCCAAACCCTGACCGGAACCATCAGCGGCGTACAGAGCTATGGCTTCTTCGTTGAAGTCCCTCCGTCGCACGTCGAGGGCCTGGTGCACGTCAGCTCCCTGAAGGACGACTGGTACGAGTACCGCTCCCGTCAGAACAAGCTGGTGGGTCGCAAGAACCGCCGCGCCTACATGCTGGGCGACCAGGTGGAAGTCACCATCCAAAAGGTCGATGTCCTGCGGCATCAGATCGATCTGGCCGTGGTCCTGCCCGAGGGTTACGAGGAGTTCAGCCCCGACGACTCCAGCGACACTGACGCGGACGGCGAGGACTGA
- a CDS encoding flavin prenyltransferase UbiX yields the protein MSDSSAQAAPLPIVLAVSGASAQPLAERALQLLLLAGESVDLIVSRGAIGVWQAELGVRVPSEPSAQEAFWRERLGCSSGELRCHRWNDQSVAIASGSHRTRGMVILPCSMGTVGRIASGVATDLMERCADVHLKEGRPLVICPRETPWNLIHLRNLTTLAEAGARIAPPAPAWYHQPTSLEEMVDFLVIRVFDCLGYELGQLQRWTGPIQP from the coding sequence TTGAGCGACAGCAGCGCCCAGGCAGCGCCGCTGCCCATCGTTCTGGCCGTCTCCGGAGCCAGTGCTCAACCCCTGGCCGAGCGGGCCCTCCAGCTGTTGCTTCTAGCCGGGGAATCCGTCGATCTGATTGTCAGCCGCGGAGCGATCGGCGTCTGGCAAGCCGAACTCGGTGTGCGTGTCCCCAGCGAGCCATCCGCCCAGGAAGCCTTCTGGCGCGAACGCCTTGGCTGCAGCAGCGGGGAGCTGCGTTGCCACCGCTGGAATGATCAATCCGTGGCCATCGCCAGTGGCAGCCACCGCACCCGCGGGATGGTGATCCTTCCCTGCTCCATGGGTACCGTCGGGCGAATCGCCTCAGGGGTCGCCACCGATCTGATGGAGCGCTGCGCGGATGTCCATCTCAAGGAAGGCCGGCCGCTAGTGATCTGTCCGCGGGAAACCCCCTGGAACCTGATCCACCTGCGCAACCTCACCACGTTGGCGGAGGCGGGAGCGCGGATCGCCCCCCCCGCCCCCGCCTGGTATCACCAGCCGACATCCCTGGAGGAGATGGTGGACTTTTTGGTGATCCGCGTGTTCGATTGCCTCGGTTATGAGCTCGGTCAGCTGCAGCGCTGGACCGGTCCGATCCAGCCCTGA
- a CDS encoding DUF2996 domain-containing protein: MTDSAQPAASAADAKPAKAAKPPAPEDKPFAEFVPNLLIPALAKEIEAYGGPSDCNLSFEQGPMPVVGSSCWQVKGSLPNGRRFWLCFTSDSISSAKTIALAEAGSEPSLLESFLIDEKKMTQALLVSRLVQRLNGQKWLGAN, encoded by the coding sequence GTGACCGATTCCGCCCAACCCGCAGCAAGCGCCGCAGACGCCAAGCCAGCCAAGGCGGCGAAACCTCCGGCCCCGGAAGACAAGCCCTTCGCGGAGTTTGTCCCGAATCTGTTGATTCCGGCTCTGGCCAAGGAAATCGAGGCCTACGGCGGCCCCAGCGACTGCAACCTGAGCTTTGAGCAGGGGCCCATGCCCGTGGTCGGCAGCAGCTGTTGGCAGGTGAAGGGCAGCCTCCCCAATGGGCGGCGCTTCTGGCTCTGCTTCACCAGCGACTCCATCAGCTCGGCCAAAACCATCGCCCTGGCTGAAGCCGGCAGCGAACCGAGCCTGCTGGAGTCATTTTTGATTGACGAGAAAAAAATGACCCAGGCGCTGCTGGTCTCACGGCTGGTGCAGCGTCTGAATGGTCAGAAATGGCTCGGGGCCAACTAA
- the acsF gene encoding magnesium-protoporphyrin IX monomethyl ester (oxidative) cyclase, which produces MVPPTAVASSDAATAIGTPNAPATKDPVKDTILTPRFYTTDFEAMAAMDLSPNADELEAICEEFRKDYNRHHFVRNEEFEGAADKLDPETRKVFVEFLEQSCTSEFSGFLLYKELSRRIKERNPLLAECFAHMARDEARHAGFLNKSMSDFGLQLDLGFLTANKAYTYFKPEYIFYATYLSEKIGYWRYIAIFRHLEKNPDSKIFPIFNFFENWCQDENRHGDFFDALMKAQPKSVTGLRARLWCRFFLLAVFATMYVRDVARKEFYEALGLDAREYDKYVIAKTNETTARVFPVVLNVDHPKFYTRLERLVRNNDKLSAADEGNAPAPLKVLRKLPYWVANGAEMAKLFFTNPIRSENYQPAVR; this is translated from the coding sequence ATGGTGCCTCCCACCGCCGTTGCCTCATCTGACGCCGCAACAGCCATCGGCACGCCCAATGCACCGGCCACGAAGGATCCGGTGAAGGACACAATCTTGACTCCGCGGTTCTACACCACGGATTTCGAGGCCATGGCTGCCATGGACCTCAGCCCCAACGCCGATGAGCTGGAAGCCATCTGCGAGGAGTTCCGCAAGGACTACAACCGCCATCACTTCGTTCGCAACGAGGAGTTCGAAGGCGCCGCTGACAAACTCGATCCCGAGACCCGGAAGGTCTTCGTCGAGTTCCTCGAGCAGAGCTGCACCTCCGAGTTCTCCGGATTCCTGCTTTACAAGGAACTGAGCCGTCGGATCAAAGAGCGCAACCCCCTGCTGGCCGAGTGCTTCGCTCACATGGCCCGCGATGAGGCCCGCCACGCTGGCTTCCTCAACAAGTCGATGAGCGACTTCGGTCTGCAGCTCGACCTCGGCTTCCTCACCGCCAACAAGGCCTACACGTACTTCAAGCCCGAATACATCTTCTACGCCACCTACCTGAGCGAGAAGATCGGCTACTGGCGCTACATCGCCATCTTCCGCCACCTCGAGAAGAACCCCGACAGCAAGATCTTCCCGATCTTCAACTTCTTCGAGAACTGGTGCCAAGACGAGAACCGCCACGGCGACTTCTTCGATGCCCTGATGAAGGCGCAGCCCAAGAGCGTCACCGGCCTGCGTGCTCGCCTCTGGTGTCGCTTCTTCCTGCTGGCCGTGTTCGCGACGATGTACGTCCGGGACGTGGCTCGCAAGGAGTTCTACGAAGCCCTCGGCCTCGATGCCCGCGAGTACGACAAGTACGTCATCGCCAAGACCAACGAGACCACCGCGCGGGTCTTCCCCGTGGTCCTGAACGTCGACCATCCGAAGTTCTATACGCGTCTTGAGCGCCTGGTGCGCAACAACGACAAACTCAGCGCTGCTGATGAAGGCAACGCCCCAGCTCCCCTCAAGGTTCTGCGCAAGCTGCCCTACTGGGTCGCCAACGGTGCCGAGATGGCCAAGCTGTTCTTCACGAACCCCATCCGCAGCGAGAACTACCAGCCCGCCGTTCGCTGA
- a CDS encoding TldD/PmbA family protein, with protein sequence MGKAAGADLVEIFLERTDHLGVLAEQDTITSVTPAFGMGAGIRVFRDQRDGFVSTNDLSEAGLTTALTQALGMLGLDLDGTGLSGFEGLPALRDFALEKNLWLSSCPELTESTQKLLEGTAQLQQKGKHLQARRGSYARDWQEVMVAASDGTFGRDIRLHQSVGLNVLAADGDHRAGVGRRYGTSDSPDDLRQWDVAQAADEVCTSAGNMLYADYVEAGQMPAVLANRFGGVIFHEACGHLLETTQVERGTTPFAEKVGETIAHEAVTAIDEGLTGGAFGSLSMDDEGLEAQRTVLIENGVLKRFLSDRAGELRTGHARTGSGRRQSHTFAAASRMRNTYIAAGPHQPEDLIASVDRGLYCKSMGGGSVGPTGQFNFAVEEGYLIEDGKLTKPVKGATLIGEAKEVMPRISMCANDLELAAGFCGSVSGSIFVTVGQPHIKVDSITVGGR encoded by the coding sequence ATGGGCAAAGCCGCCGGCGCCGATCTCGTTGAGATCTTCCTGGAGCGGACCGATCACCTCGGTGTCCTGGCCGAACAGGACACCATCACGAGCGTGACGCCGGCCTTCGGCATGGGAGCTGGCATCCGGGTGTTTCGGGACCAGCGGGACGGCTTTGTCAGCACCAACGACCTCAGCGAGGCCGGACTGACGACGGCGCTGACCCAAGCCCTCGGGATGTTGGGACTGGACCTGGACGGAACGGGGCTCAGCGGCTTCGAAGGTCTACCGGCCCTCAGGGATTTCGCCCTGGAGAAAAATCTCTGGCTCAGCAGCTGCCCTGAGCTGACCGAGAGCACCCAGAAGCTTCTGGAGGGAACGGCCCAGCTGCAGCAGAAGGGCAAGCATCTCCAGGCCCGCCGGGGCAGCTATGCCCGGGACTGGCAGGAAGTGATGGTGGCCGCCAGTGACGGCACCTTTGGCCGGGACATCCGTCTGCATCAATCTGTTGGCCTCAATGTCCTGGCCGCCGATGGTGATCACCGGGCCGGCGTCGGACGCCGCTACGGCACCTCCGACAGCCCAGACGATCTGCGCCAGTGGGATGTCGCCCAGGCCGCCGATGAGGTCTGTACGAGTGCCGGCAACATGCTCTACGCCGACTACGTCGAGGCCGGCCAGATGCCAGCGGTGCTGGCTAACCGCTTCGGTGGAGTGATCTTCCACGAGGCCTGCGGCCACCTCTTGGAAACCACCCAGGTGGAGCGCGGCACAACCCCCTTTGCCGAGAAGGTCGGCGAGACGATCGCCCATGAAGCCGTCACCGCCATCGATGAAGGGCTGACGGGCGGCGCCTTTGGCTCCCTCTCGATGGATGACGAGGGACTGGAGGCCCAACGCACCGTGCTGATCGAGAACGGTGTCCTCAAGCGTTTCCTCAGTGACCGCGCTGGAGAACTGCGCACGGGCCATGCCCGAACCGGCAGCGGACGGCGCCAAAGCCACACCTTTGCCGCCGCCAGCCGCATGCGCAACACCTACATCGCGGCGGGGCCCCATCAACCGGAGGACCTGATCGCCTCGGTGGACCGCGGCCTCTACTGCAAGTCCATGGGCGGTGGCAGCGTCGGACCCACCGGTCAGTTCAACTTCGCGGTGGAGGAGGGCTATCTGATCGAAGACGGCAAGCTCACCAAACCGGTGAAGGGCGCCACCTTGATCGGCGAGGCCAAGGAAGTGATGCCGCGCATCTCCATGTGCGCCAATGACCTGGAACTGGCCGCAGGCTTCTGCGGTTCCGTCAGCGGCAGCATCTTTGTCACCGTCGGACAACCCCACATCAAGGTCGACTCCATCACCGTGGGGGGCCGCTGA